The following are from one region of the Aspergillus chevalieri M1 DNA, chromosome 1, nearly complete sequence genome:
- the VPH1 gene encoding H(+)-transporting V0 sector ATPase subunit a (COG:C;~EggNog:ENOG410PGDY;~InterPro:IPR002490,IPR026028;~PFAM:PF01496;~TransMembrane:7 (o427-452i464-484o551-569i581-604o647-667i759-779o791-812i);~go_component: GO:0000220 - vacuolar proton-transporting V-type ATPase, V0 domain [Evidence IEA];~go_component: GO:0033179 - proton-transporting V-type ATPase, V0 domain [Evidence IEA];~go_function: GO:0015078 - proton transmembrane transporter activity [Evidence IEA];~go_process: GO:1902600 - proton transmembrane transport [Evidence IEA]): MAPRDTFFRSADMSLTQLYIANEIGREVVSALGELGQVQFRDLNPDTNAFQRTFTKEIRRLDNVERQLRYFHTQMEKADITMRSSTEFSDTLAAPLASEIDELAERSESLEQRIASLNDSYETLKKREVELSEWRWVLREAGGFFDRAHTQTEDIRQSFDNDEAPLLRDVEQQQPQRGVNGDAGQQHSFQEMNIGFVAGVIPRDRIGAFERILWRTLRGNLYMNQSEIPEPVVDPATNEETRKNVFVIFAHGKHIITKIRKISESLGASLYGVDENSELRRDQIHEVNTRLGDVGNVLRNTKNTLDAELRQIARSLAAWMIIVKKEKAVYDTLNRFSYDQARKTLIAEAWCPTNSLGLIKATLQDVNDRAGLTVPTIINQIRTNKTPPTYMRTNKFTEGFQTIVNAYGIPRYSEVNPALYTVVTFPFMFAVMFGDLGHGFLMTLAASAMILWEQKLLKTKLDELTYMAFYGRYIMLMMGLFSMYTGFLYNDIFSKAFTFFPSQWQWPEDLQQGQAVEATLKDGYRFPIGLDWNWHEAENSLLFSNSMKMKMSILLGWAHMTYALCLQYVNARHFKSKVDVIGNFIPGFIFFQSIFGYLVLTIVYKWSVDWAAKGQSPPGLLNMLIFMFLSPGTVEEPLYPGQSGVQVFLLLLALVQVPLMLFFKPFYLRRENQRARAQGYRGLGEPARVSALDDENGRDSLASDGDGTTEGTAMIAQDLDADDPEHEEFDFSEVMIHQVIHTIEFCLNCISHTASYLRLWALSLAHQQLSIVLWDMTIGGAFEQEDPNTRVVMIVVTFFMWFTLTIAILCVMEGTSAMLHSLRLHWVEAMSKHFQGEGIPFVPFSFKTLLEEEPVD; the protein is encoded by the exons ATGGCTCCCAGGGACACCTTCTTCCGTTCGGCGGATATGAGCTTGACGCAGCTCTATATCGCGAACGAGATTGGGAGAGAGGTTGTTAGTGCGCTGGGTGAGCTTGGTCAGGTGCAGTTTCGTGAT CTGAACCCCGACACCAATGCGTTCCAGCGCACGTTTACGAAGGAGATTCGGCGGCTGGATAATGTTGAGAGGCAATTGC GCTACTTCCATACGCAGATGGAAAAGGCCGATATCACGATGCGCTCGTCCACCGAGTTCTCCGACACCCTGGCCGCCCCTCTTGCCTCCGAGATCGACGAACTCGCGGAACGAAGCGAGAGCCTCGAGCAGCGAATCGCCTCGCTGAACGATAGCTACGAGACGCTGAAGAAGCGCGAGGTCGAGCTGTCTGAGTGGCGCTGGGTGCTCCGCGAGGCCGGTGGATTTTTCGACCGCGCGCATACGCAGACAGAGGATATTCGGCAGTCGTTTGATAACGATGAGGCGCCGCTGCTGCGGGATgtggagcagcagcagccgcagcGGGGTGTTAATGGGGATGCCGGGCAGCAGCACAGCTTCCAGGAGATGAATATTGGGTTTGTGGCGGGTGTGATTCCGCGGGATCGGATTGGGgcgtttgagaggattctgtGGCGGACGCTGCGTGGGAATCTTTATATGAACCAGTCGGAGATTCCAGAGCCGGTTGTTGATCCGGCGACGAATGAGGAGACGAGGAAGAATGTGTTTGTGATCTTTGCGCATGGCAAGCATATTATCACGAAGATTCGGAAGATTTCTGAGTCGTTGGGGGCGTCGTTGTATGGGGTTGATGAGAATAGTGAGTTGCGGAGGGATCAGATTCATGAGGTGAATACGCGGTTGGGAGATGTTGGGAATGTGTTGAGGAACACGAAGAATACGCTTGATGCGGAGCTGAGGCAGATTGCTCGGTCGTTGGCTGCTTGGATGATTATCGtgaaaaaggagaaggcCGTGTATGACACACTGAATCGGTTTTCCTACGACCAGGCGAGGAAGACGCTTATTGCGGAGGCGTGGTGCCCTACCAACTCGCTGGGGTTGATCAAGGCGACTCTGCAAGATGTCAATGATCGCGCTGGCCTTACTGTGCCGACGATTATCAACCAGATCCGGACGAACAAGACACCGCCGACATACATGCGGACGAACAAGTTTACTGAGGGTTTCCAGACGATTGTCAACGCGTATGGTATTCCCCGGTACTCCGAAGTTAACCCCGCATTGTATACTGTGGTTACTTTTCCGTTTATGTTCGCTGTCATGTTCGGTGACTTGGGTCATGGTTTCTTGATGACGCTTGCTGCATCTGCTATGATTCTGTGGGAACAGAAGCTGTTGAAGACCAAGCTCGATGAATTGACCTACATGGCGTTCTATGGTCGTTACATCATGCTAATGATGGGTCTGTTCTCGATGTACACCGGTTTCCTCTACAACGATATCTTCTCCAAGGCGTTCACCTTCTTCCCCAGTCAGTGGCAGTGGCCTGAGGACCTCCAACAGGGCCAGGCCGTCGAGGCGACCCTAAAGGATGGATATCGGTTCCCGATTGGGTTGGACTGGAACTGGCACGAGGCTGAGAACTCGCTGCTTTTCTCCAACAgtatgaagatgaagatgagtATTTTGTTGGGTTGGGCTCATATGACCTACGCTCTTTGCTTGCAATATGTCAACGCGCGGCATTTCAAGTCCAAGGTTGATGTTATTGGTAACTTTATTCCGGGATTCATTTTCTTCCAGTCGATCTTTGGCTACCTTGTCTTGACTATTGTCTACAAGTGGTCTGTTGACTGGGCGGCTAAGGGCCAGTCGCCTCCTGGTCTTCTGAACATGCTGATCTTCATGTTCCTGTCCCCCGGCACGGTCGAGGAGCCCCTGTATCCTGGCCAGTCCGGCGTACAAGtcttcctgctgctgctcgcTCTTGTCCAAGTCCCCCTCATGCTCTTCTTCAAGCCCTTCTACCTCCGCCGTGAAAATCAACGCGCCCGAGCCCAAGGCTACCGCGGCCTCGGCGAACCCGCCCGCGTCAGCGCCCTAGATGATGAAAACGGCCGCGACAGCTTAGCCAGTGATGGCGACGGTACCACCGAAGGCACCGCCATGATTGCCCAGGACCTCGACGCCGACGACCCCGAACACGAAGAATTCGACTTCTCCGAAGTCATGATCCACCAAGTCATCCACACCATCGAGTTCTGCCTCAACTGCATCTCCCACACAGCCTCTTACCTGCGTCTCTGGGCCCTCTCCCTCGCCCACCAGCAACTCTCAATCGTCCTTTGGGACATGACCATCGGCGGCGCGTTCGAGCAGGAAGACCCTAACACTCGAGTCGTTATGATCGTGGTCACGTTCTTTATGTGGTTCACGCTGACGATTGCGATTCTGTGTGTTATGGAGGGGACAAGTGCGATGTTGCACTCGCTGCGGTTGCATTGGGTTGAGGCTATGAGTAAACATTTCCAGGGTGAGGGGATTCCGTTTGTGCCGTTCAGTTTTAAGACgttgttggaggaggagCCGGTTGATTGA
- a CDS encoding proteasome activator BLM10 (COG:O;~EggNog:ENOG410PFXY;~InterPro:IPR016024,IPR032372,IPR021843,IPR032430, IPR035309;~PFAM:PF16547,PF11919,PF16507;~go_function: GO:0016504 - peptidase activator activity [Evidence IEA];~go_function: GO:0070577 - lysine-acetylated histone binding [Evidence IEA];~go_function: GO:0070628 - proteasome binding [Evidence IEA]), whose protein sequence is MANSGPKAIPTAENFHNMPRATSAEQPAVLNGKGEPKARVRPRTYPYFKYLPYTTEDEPVRERNLREILDHLYIAVEAGDFSPGAVHWTRELRAWLSLKFDPTRTERINLVKLYYELSMAPGIDPNIAERFASMFMFLTKRKHYLKPVKDLVLDWKPLYKELKAFVLPTESGLVHSTNLKRNVKTLTKLCAFIQLYIDPCEVPAMLDEFLPHYTTSFSEGAFVVVGLINLMLPTSPPPADREDLLPHHYLPTYFHLWSLVGRSRTFDTTFLDFFSRLARDCLSADHVPLSEYGLFTKEQSSLIFTAILRLLEIPVGQSTSPYSALVDISSGLGIMLDRDSRKHPVAHHIARWVVMSLSPACLESEESILSQLEGLIQAVETFFHPSNSGGWSKTLSQLVYYLADFFVMRWNREQSGEMEMPPERRLTEPLKRRFVLALRDVIFMGIYSKSSTAMSYSLSTLQSLAYLEPHLILPGALQRIYPSLQGLVEVHRTASSLRALQVLSRIITRTKGYRCHMTTLLGLALPGVDANDLEKSLHALTFIQTACYSIPLADLTRGRDDVNCNMLAMQWITGEMERMEEQGVEVQLNYDTDLDDETEEMILRSSTCGFGDFIVSFLGRVFTLLENLPDVSRVRNGSPEENIVNTLPATFMPLLSSLEPEYYDIALTKIIDFAANHVIHQARDAMAFICNAACKVNPQKALKRFIPLLTQSIRTEIDDNGAGSTRTTGADVLPRDRGLVWNISMLSMCIVHVGDAVLPHKKELFDIAVYMQQKCRGIPTVHISNFIHHLLLNLTGTYTTDYSLYEPSVVAQGIGPDLWSYKQDPHDMNVKWHIPKREEIEFAVELFQNQAETALKQLTALTNETSSIKRDGTGKDWSDEVTRNLVLLRLILSGISVLFDSKAASTTKKGAANGSAVPDGDVDMADAENATLANGAGDEDTDIALDSSDDATIRETFTYPTGYPLQEDDPLYTRIHDLRERAGWILHDVHRFLADKQEDDVPSFGALYSAYRSWFVDVGIERSAHVLDRVTRLLAADIYPYKMSGIRKDYPRPLLARRSYVYHLQRLRHNAAPRPRSRLDEILLLDIAESCVSLYTETRRNAQSAGESALKAVWGSRLLVIPPLIEALQKGVKENDHARIKGALFSLLLSSVAKTAGRHWKFAPTLIRTFIDASAVDKPSVQRICSSALFQIMDYGRAMERMAVLNQDIIEAIAPKGDVSEEINKLRKNINGKRVAIEKKKADLSEELVNLARVSHWKIASRAATIVITMGLRFDYVASDNFIELVTQGSIDDHPGLRGMYSQALIALFTMIDVRAICSHDYQNYIFGHQNFPSKIQVATKRDEKNWTEEYLASFAKPEAEYYIDHDFPGWLVWSDSMPAYKSNVARDIEYDETEWKVRSYMGKLFDRAWFQKFFMYLKQEPRDPSADKFRMPCAMMLLYAFELMIRDGLTAATFEDIKEEIEAVFEDGSDKHQHRATSEILGALISSVTDGGVEKRTQIWEYAFPIVRKIFSEGLTPENSGYWTTFLHMILQCRDPRRAWPLVDWLASFRLDLATNAAFKESSKINMLHQCIIDAGWHFQLEKPIVEDFLAHLDHPYKGVREAMGQTLATVYRTRYHESYPDVKHLLEAQEKESSVGTFPYLPDENFNKMLRSIFSQIEQWRHQRTPGQQTPSSYTSGCKTVLLWLDSTLSSHECTQLVPFFPDVFTGQLLHMMDVKEDPELQSLAYHVFRHLPNIPYPAEKNSGFISSLIQIGRTSPSWHQRLRVMINIQIIYFRRLFLVSPDDRDRLFECIAEMLQDTQHEVRVGASATLSGMIRCSPVSLRDIMVSRLLERFTKILVDNPVPKRRRSGPASAVPSGSGTPTPEHTKLVIARHGAVLGLGALIQAFPYNSPPPKWMPEALTTLSIRAANDPGIVGSSVKGIISDFKKTRQDTWHIDAKAFTPDQLEDLSGVLWKSYFA, encoded by the exons ATGGCCAACTCAGGCCCCAAAGCAATACCGACCGCCGAGAACTTCCACAACATGCCACGAGCCACCTCCGCTGAGCAACCGGCGGTGTTAAACGGCAAAGGCGAACCCAAAGCGCGAGTCCGTCCCCGTACCTACCCTTACTTCAAATACCTCCCATACACAACCGAAGATGAGCCCGTACGGGAACGGAACCTCCGCGAGATCCTGGACCATCTCTACATTGCGGTGGAGGCGGGGGATTTCAGTCCCGGCGCTGTCCACTGGACTCGGGAGCTCAGAGCATGGTTGTCGCTGAAGTTTGACCCGACTCGGACGGAGAGGATTAATTTAGTGAAACTGTACTATGAGCTTTCGATGGCGCCGGGGATTGATCCGAATATTGCGGAGCGGTTTGCTAGCATGTTTATGTTTTTGACGAA GCGGAAGCACTATTTGAAGCCAGTTAAGGATCTGGTTTTAGATTGGAAGCCTTTGTATAAGGAATTGAAGGCTTTTGTCCTGCCCACCGAATCGGGCCTGGTCCACTCGACTAATCTGAAGCGGAACGTCAAGACCCTGACAAAGCTCTGCGCGTTCATCCAGCTCTATATCGACCCGTGCGAGGTGCCGGCCATGCTAGATGAGTTCCTGCCTCACTACACAACATCGTTCTCTGAGGGTGCCTTTGTAGTGGTGGGGTTGATTAACTTGATGCTTCCTACCTCTCCACCCCCAGCCGACAGGGAAGATCTGCTGCCACATCACTACTTGCCGACATATTTCCATCTTTGGTCGCTTGTGGGACGGTCGAGGACCTTTGATACGACGTTCCTGGACTTTTTCTCCCGGTTGGCTCGGGATTGTTTGTCTGCGGATCACGTCCCGCTCTCCGAGTATGGTCTTTTCACCAAGGAGCAGTCATCGCTGATTTTCACGGCTATTCTGAGATTGCTAGAAATTCCAGTCGGACAGTCGACCTCTCCATACAGCGCTCTTGTGGACATCTCCTCCGGGCTGGGTATCATGCTCGACCGTGACTCCCGCAAGCATCCCGTTGCGCATCACATCGCCCGCTGGGTGGTCATGTCCCTCTCGCCAGCCTGTCTCGAATCAGAGGAGTCTATTTTGTCTCAGCTCGAGGGTCTTATCCAGGCAGTGGAAACCTTCTTCCACCCCTCGAACTCTGGCGGCTGGTCCAAGACCTTGTCCCAATTAGTGTACTACCTCGCAGACTTCTTCGTTATGCGTTGGAACCGGGAGCAGAGTGGAGAGATGGAAATGCCACCTGAGCGTAGGTTGACCGAGCCATTGAAGCGCCGCTTCGTGCTTGCTTTGCGCGATGTGATCTTCATGGGTATCTACTCCAAGAGTAGCACGGCAATGAGCTACTCGCTCTCTACGCTGCAAAGCTTAGCCTATTTGGAACCACACCTTATCTTACCAGGTGCTCTTCAGCGGATCTATCCATCTCTACAGGGTCTCGTGGAGGTGCACCGTACAGCGTCCTCGCTTCGGGCCCTTCAGGTGCTGTCGCGGATCATCACCCGCACCAAGGGATACCGCTGTCATATGACAACACTCTTGGGACTTGCGTTGCCTGGCGTTGATGCCAATGATCTTGAAAAGTCTTTGCATGCTCTTACTTTCATTCAGACTGCTTGTTACAGTATCCCCCTGGCCGATCTGACCCGAGGCAGGGATGATGTCAACTGTAATATGCTGGCGATGCAGTGGATCACCGGAGAGATGGAGCGAATGGAAGAGCAGGGTGTAGAGGTCCAATTGAACTACGACACAGACTTGGACGACGAGACGGAGGAGATGATCCTTCGTTCTTCGACATGTGGGTTTGGTGACTTCATCGTATCCTTCTTGGGTCGTGTCTTTACGCTCTTGGAGAACCTTCCCGATGTGTCTCGAGTGCGAAACGGCTCTCCTGAGGAGAATATTGTGAACACTCTTCCGGCGACCTTTATGCCATTGCTTTCGTCTCTCGAGCCTGAATACTATGATATTGCTCTGACGAAAATCATCGACTTCGCGGCAAACCACGTCATTCACCAGGCGCGGGATGCAATGGCCTTCATTTGTAATGCTGCTTGCAAGGTCAATCCGCAAAAGGCCCTGAAGCGCTTTATCCCCCTGTTGACCCAATCCATTCGAACCGAGATTGATGACAACGGTGCGGGTTCGACCAGAACGACAGGAGCGGATGTCCTTCCCCGTGACCGCGGCTTGGTCTGGAACATCAGCATGCTTAGCATGTGTATCGTCCATGTCGGAGATGCTGTCCTGCCGCATAAGAAGGAACTGTTCGACATTGCTGTCTACATGCAGCAGAAGTGTCGCGGTATCCCAACCGTCCACATCTCGAACTTTATTCATCACCTTCTCCTTAACCTTACTGGTACATACACCACCGACTACAGTCTGTACGAGCCAAGCGTTGTCGCTCAAGGAATTGGCCCTGACCTCTGGAGTTATAAGCAAGACCCCCATGACATGAATGTCAAGTGGCATATCCCGAAGCGCGAGGAGATCGAGTTCGCCGTTGAGCTCTTCCAGAACCAAGCCGAGACGGCACTCAAGCAGCTCACGGCGTTGACGAACGAGACGTCTAGCATCAAGCGTGACGGCACCGGAAAGGATTGGTCTGACGAAGTCACCCGGAACCTGGTGTTGCTGCGTCTTATTCTGTCTGGCATCTCGGTGCTGTTCGACTCTAAGGCGGCatcgacgacgaagaaagGTGCAGCGAACGGATCTGCGGTGCCGGACGGTGATGTCGATATGGCAGATGCCGAGAACGCGACGCTGGCCAATGGTGCTGGCGATGAAGACACCGATATCGCTCTTGATAGCTCTGATGATGCAACTATCAGAGAGACCTTCACCTACCCTACTGGTTATCCGTTGCAGGAGGATGATCCCCTGTACACCAGGATCCATGACCTTCGAGAACGCGCCGGTTGGATCTTGCACGACGTGCACCGATTCCTGGCAGACAAGCAAGAGGACGATGTCCCCAGTTTTGGTGCCCTGTACTCGGCTTACCGTTCTTGGTTTGTTGATGTTGGAATTGAAAGGTCTGCCCATGTTTTGGATAGGGTTACTCGTCTTCTGGCTGCGGATATCTATCCCTATAAGATGAGTGGTATTCGCAAGGACTACCCGCGTCCGTTGCTTGCACGGAGATCATATGTGTACCACCTGCAACGTCTACGGCACAACGCTGCTCCTAGACCGCGATCGCGTTTGGATGAAATTCTGCTTTTGGATATTGCCGAGTCTTGTGTTTCTTTGTATACGGAGACTCGCCGCAACGCTCAAAGCGCTGGAGAGTCGGCGCTCAAGGCTGTTTGGGGCTCGCGCCTCCTCGTTATCCCGCCTTTGATTGAAGCGCTGCAGAAGGGTGTTAAGGAGAATGACCATGCACGAATCAAGGGTGCACTGTTCTCCCTGCTTCTTAGCAGCGTTGCGAAAACTGCTGGACGGCATTGGAAGTTTGCGCCTACTTTGATCCGGACCTTCATTGACGCAAGCGCGGTCGATAAGCCATCCGTGCAGCGAATTTGCTCGAGTGCCTTGTTCCAGATCATGGATTACGGCCGCGCTATGGAGCGGATGGCTGTCTTGAATCAGGACATTATCGAAGCGATTGCTCCAAAGGGAGATGTAAGCGAGGAAATCAACAAACTGCGCAAGAACATCAACGGCAAGCGTGTGGCgattgagaagaagaaggccgacTTATCGGAGGAGTTGGTCAACCTGGCACGCGTGTCTCACTGGAAGATTGCTAGCCGTGCAGCTACTATTGTTATTACTATGGGACTTCGATTCGACTACGTTGCCAGTGATAACTTTATAGAGCTGGTCACGCAAGGTTCGATCGACGATCATCCGGGTCTGCGGGGTATGTACTCGCAGGCGCTCATTGCGTTGTTCACGATGATCGATGTTCGCGCTATCTGCAGCCATGACTACCAGAACTACATCTTCGGCCATCAGAACTTCCCCTCTAAGATCCAGGTAGCCACCAAACGTGACGAGAAGAACTGGACCGAGGAGTATCTGGCGAGTTTCGCCAAGCCAGAGGCGGAATACTACATCGATCACGATTTCCCTGGATGGCTCGTGTGGTCGGACAGCATGCCCGCGTACAAGTCGAATGTCGCTCGCGACATTGAATACGACGAGACCGAGTGGAAGGTCCGGTCGTACATGGGCAAGCTCTTTGACCGGGCGTGGTTCCAAAAATTTTTCATGTACTTGAAGCAGGAGCCGCGTGATCCTTCGGCGGATAAGTTCCGTATGCCTTGCGCTATGATGTTGCTTTATGCGTTTGAACTGATGATCCGGGATGGTCTTACCGCTGCTACGTTCGAGGATATCAAGGAGGAGATCGAGGCTGTGTTTGAGGATGGTAGCGATAAACACCAGCACCGGGCTACTTCGGAGATCCTTGGTGCCCTGATTAGCTCCGTCACTGATGGTGGTGTCGAAAAGCGGACGCAAATCTGGGAATATGCGTTCCCTATCGTGCGGAAGATCTTCTCAGAAGGCTTGACCCCTGAGAACTCTGGATACTGGACGACGTTCCTGCATATGATTCTGCAATGCCGGGATCCGCGCAGGGCGTGGCCGTTGGTCGACTGGTTGGCTAGTTTCCGGTTGGATTTGGCAACGAATGCTGCGTTCAAGGAGAGTTCCAAGATCAATATGCTGCATCAGTGCATTATTGATGCGGGATGGCACTTCCAGCTGGAGAAGCCGATCGTGGAGGACTTCCTTGCTCACTTGGACCACCCGTATAAGGGAGTTCGTGAAGCGATGGGTCAGACGTTGGCGACTGTGTACCGCACTAGGTACCACGAGTCGTATCCTGATGTTAAGCATCTTCTTGAAGCGCAGGAGAAGGAGTCGTCTGTTGGCACGTTCCCGTACCTTCCTGACGAGAACTTTAACAAGATGTTGCGCAGTATTTTCAGTCAAATCGAGCAGTGGCGGCACCAGAGAACGCCTGGACAACAGACGCCGTCATCCTACACGTCTGGTTGCAAGACGGTGCTTCTCTGGCTGGACTCGACTCTCTCCTCCCATGAATGCACACAGCTTGTCCCCTTCTTCCCGGATGTCTTTACAGGACAGCTCCTGCACATGATGGATGTCAAGGAAGACCCCGAACTCCAGTCCCTGGCATATCACGTCTTCCGCCACCTCCCCAACATCCCCTACCCCGCCGAGAAGAACTCCGGCTTCATCAGCTCGCTCATCCAAATCGGCCGAACCTCACCATCCTGGCACCAGCGCCTGCGCGTCATGATCAACATCCAAATCATCTACTTCCGccgcctcttcctcgtctccCCCGACGATCGCGACCGCCTCTTCGAATGCATTGCCGAGATGCTCCAAGACACCCAGCACGAAGTCCGCGTCGGCGCCTCAGCTACCCTTTCCGGCATGATCCGCTGCTCCCCCGTCTCCCTCCGAGACATCATGGTCTCCCGCCTCCTGGAGCGCTTCACGAAGATCCTCGTCGACAACCCCGTTCCCAAGCGTCGTCGCTCTGGCCCTGCCTCTGCTGTCCCCTCTGGCTCGGGAACGCCCACACCCGAACATACGAAACTCGTGATTGCTCGTCACGGCGCGGTACTGGGTCTTGGTGCGCTGATCCAGGCATTCCCGTATAACAGCCCGCCGCCGAAATGGATGCCCGAAGCCCTGACTACGTTGAGTATCCGGGCGGCTAATGATCCGGGGATTGTGGGATCGAGTGTTAAGGGTATTATTAGTGACTTTAAGAAGACGAGGCAGGATACGTGGCATATTGATGCGAAA GCATTCACACCGGATCAATTAGAAGATCTCTCCGGAGTTCTGTGGAAGAGTTACTTTGCCTAG
- the GPI18 gene encoding DUF409 domain protein (BUSCO:EOG09262GLP;~CAZy:GT76;~COG:G;~EggNog:ENOG410PH12;~InterPro:IPR007315;~PFAM:PF04188;~TransMembrane:9 (i21-41o129-153i165-185o191-208i262-285o335-354i381-402o408-427i439-461o);~go_function: GO:0000009 - alpha-1,6-mannosyltransferase activity [Evidence IEA];~go_function: GO:0004376 - glycolipid mannosyltransferase activity [Evidence IEA];~go_process: GO:0006506 - GPI anchor biosynthetic process [Evidence IEA]) has protein sequence MIMSSVKQIDRPSLLNPLRPLWSLTVAFVLWKSLLFLVVTACPGPGYDTSTSLLPYLNRSPTRPAADVGVGSTLPLKFVRWDPIYFVHIVQHGYVYEQEWAFGYGFTSIWRFVASFLNPSEEVGNVAQVAWTGVGLSHLAHYLSVLALYKLSANVFGRETSTQRLICFLSAALHIIAPAGAFLSAPYPEPIFSFLNIFGLYLYSSSFLDDGAGRKLPRDAKLLGAAVSFAVATTVRSNGILSGFLFAYDAIWQLRMVLLHGLSWNVVVRLGVIVLGGCVVALGMVLPQWVAYTTYCTTDSRPWCQWTLPSIYGWVQKQYWNVGFLRYWTVSNTPLFLLAAPMLVLLCCASLWALKMPWAAIKERPTTVIDRTMSPEDTDSLLIRLAVPQGLLALMAFTSYHVQIINRISSGYPLWYWYLVCLVVDHVGESPSAAKSNRLFAIVLQAMVVYGLIQAVLYGSFLPPA, from the exons ATGATCATGTCGTCTGTAAAGCAGATCGACCGGCCTTCTCTGCTCAACCCCCTTCGGCCGCTCTGGAGTCTGACGGTCGCGTTTGTCCTGTGGAAATCACTCCTTTTTCTCGTCGTCACCGCTTGTCCTGGCCCTGGCTATGATACGTCCACCTCTCTGTTGCCCTATTTGAATCGGtccccaacgcgtcccgccGCGGATGTCGGCGTCGGTTCCACGCTCCCCCTCAAGTTCGTTCGTTGGGACCCCATTTACTTTGTCCACATTGTCCAGCATGGCTACGTCTATGAGCAAGAATGGGCTTTCGGCTATGGTTTTACCAGCATCTGGAGATTTGTTGCTTCCT TCCTCAATCCTTCCGAGGAAGTCGGCAATGTCGCCCAGGTAGCCTGGACGGGCGTCGGGCTCTCCCACTTGGCCCATTATTTATCCGTCCTGGCCCTCTATAAACTTTCGGCCAACGTTTTTGGTCGCGAGACCTCCACGCAGAGGCTCATTTGCTTCCTGTCAGCGGCTCTGCATATCATCGCCCCGGCCGGGGCGTTTCTGTCTGCGCCTTACCCCGAACCTATTTTTTCGTTTCTCAACATCTTCGGCTTGTATCTCTACTCGTCATCGTTCCTGGACGATGGTGCGGGGAGGAAATTACCTCGGGATGCCAAGCTGCTTGGTGCTGCCGTGTCCTTCGCCGTCGCGACCACTGTCCGTAGCAATGGCATTCTGAGTGGGTTCTTGTTTGCCTATGATGCAATTTGGCAGCTTCGGATGGTACTTCTCCATGGTCTGTCTTGGAATGTGGTCGTGCGTCTAGGTGTTATTGTCTTGGGTGGCTGTGTTGTGGCATTGGGGATGGTCCTCCCCCAGTGGGTTGCTTATACGACGTACTGTACGACTGATAGCAGGCCATGGTGCCAATGGACGTTACCCAGTATATACGGTTGGGTACAGAAACAGTATTG GAATGTGGGATTCCTCCGTTACTGGACTGTTTCTAACACTCCTCTTTTCCTACTCGCTGCGCCTATGCTCGTACTGCTTTGTTGCGCGTCTCTGTGGGCGTTGAAGATGCCTTGGGCCGCTATCAAGGAGCGGCCAACGACTGTAATCGATCGAACAATGTCTCCTGAGGACACCGATTCATTGTTGATCCGCCTTGCAGTTCCCCAGGGCCTGCTTGCTTTGATGGCTTTTACAAGCTATCACGTCCAAATCATCAATCGTATCTCTTCTGGCTATCCGCTGTGGTATTGGTATTTGGTATGTTTGGTCGTGGACCATGTGGGAGAGTCACCGTCCGCCGCCAAGTCTAATCGCCTATTTGCCATTGTGCTGCAAGCTATGGTGGTCTATGGGCTTATACAGGCGGTTCTATAcggttcttttcttcccccaGCTTAG